The Chlorocebus sabaeus isolate Y175 chromosome 16, mChlSab1.0.hap1, whole genome shotgun sequence genome window below encodes:
- the CCL16 gene encoding C-C motif chemokine 16 produces the protein MKVSEAALSLLILILIITSASCSQPKVPEWVNTPSTCCLKFYEKVLPRRLVVGYRKALNCNLPAIIFITKRNREVCTNPSDDWVQEYIKNPNLPLLPSRNLATVKIITAKNG, from the exons ATGAAGGTCTCCGAGGCTGCCCTGTctctcctcatcctcatccttaTCATTACTTCTGCTTCTTGCAGCCAGCCAA aAGTTCCTGAGTGGGTGAACACCCCATCCACCTGCTGCCtgaagttttatgagaaagtgTTGCCAAGGAGACTGGTGGTGGGATACAGAAAGGCCCTCAACTGTAACCTGCCAGCAATCAT CTTCATCACCAAAAGGAACCGAGAAGTCTGCACCAACCCCAGTGACGACTGGGTCCAAGAGTACATCAAGAATCCCAACCTACCTTTGCTGCCCTCCAGGAACTTGGCCACGGTTAAAATTATTACAGCAAAGAATGGCTAA
- the CCL14 gene encoding C-C motif chemokine 14: MREEEKRSPGVPRRRREDEKSLLSPPSSAGLSPPSFPLPCPRLAGPANGMAFNKGPLLHIRCCLLRGTLPPSECCLTYTTHKIPRQRIMDYYETNSQCSKPGIVFITKRGHSICTNPRDKWVQDYIKHMEENWVTQRGWRRHSSET, from the exons atgagggaggaggaaaagaggagccCAGGAGTACCACggagaagaagagaagatgaGAAAAGCCTACTCTCCCCTCCAAGTTCTGCGGGGctgtctcctccttccttccctcttccatgCCCTCGGCTTGCAGGACCAGCCAATGGCATGGCCTTTAACAAAGGGCCCCTCCTCCACATTCGATGCTGTCTCCTCAGGGGGACCTTACCACCGTCAGAGTGCTGCCTCACCTACACTACCCACAAGATCCCACGTCAGCGGATTATGGATTATTATGAGACCAACAGCCAGTGCTCCAAGCCCGGAATTGT CTTCATCACCAAAAGGGGCCATTCCATCTGCACCAACCCCAGGGACAAGTGGGTCCAGGACTATATCAAGCACATGGAGGAGAACTGGGTGACCCAGAGAGGGTGGAGAAGGCACAGCTCAGAGACCTAA
- the LOC103242760 gene encoding C-C motif chemokine 15 has translation MKVSVAVLSCLMFVTALGSQAQVTNDAETEFMSKLLLKNPVVLSSFHLATDCCISYISQSIPCSLMESYFETSSECSKPGVIFLTKKGRQVCAKPSGPGVQNCMKKLKS, from the exons ATGAAGGTCTCCGTGGCTGTCCTCTCCTGCCTCATGTTTGTTACTGCCCTTGGATCCCAGGCCCAGGTCACAAATG ATGCAGAGACAGAGTTCATGTCAAAGCTTCTACTGAAAAATCCAGTAGTTCTGAGCA GTTTTCACCTTGCTACTGACTGCTGCATCTCCTACATCTCACAAAGCATCCCGTGTTCACTCATGGAAAGTTATTTTGAAACGAGCAGCGAGTGCTCCAAGCCGGGTGTCAT CTTCCTCACCAAGAAGGGGCGACAAGTCTGTGCCAAACCCAGTGGTCCGGGAGTTCAGAATTGCATGAAAAAGCTGAAGTCCTAA